A window of Silurus meridionalis isolate SWU-2019-XX chromosome 4, ASM1480568v1, whole genome shotgun sequence contains these coding sequences:
- the impa2 gene encoding inositol monophosphatase 2 has product METMSSNPEAVYHERGDTQPPFPPVTRSVSAMSSDAGAESWAECMDVAVRTALRAGQMVRVCVMQEKRVSSKSTPTDLVTEADQHVEEMIISTLREKFPSHSFIGEESSAAGEKCVLTDSPTWIIDPIDGTCNFVHSFPMVAVSIGFAVKKQLEFGIIYHCFDGTLYTGRRGHGAFCNGVRLHVSKEKDVSKALILTEIGAKRDPHTLDIFLENMKKMLSAPTHGVRIIGSSTLALCHVASGTAEAYYQYGLHCWDIAAAALIITEAGGCVIDTTGGPLDLMSRRVVAAGSRKIADYIIQKLKPINYGRDDDDDDP; this is encoded by the exons ATGGAAACCATGTCCTCCAACCCCGAAGCGGTTTACCATGAGCGGGGAGACACACAGCCTCCGTTTCCGCCTGTAACCCGCTCAGTTTCCGCCATGAGCTCGGACGCAGGAGCAGAGAGCTGGGCCGAGTGCATGGATGTGGCCGTGAGGACAGCGCTCAGAGCCGGCCAG ATGGTCCGAGTGTGTGTGATGCAAGAGAAGCGTGTGAGCAGTAAAAGCACTCCTACGGATCTGGTGACGGAGGCTGACCAGCATGTGGAGGAGATGATCATCTCCACACTCAGGGAGAAGTTTCCCTCACACAG ttttattggAGAGGAGTCTTCAGCTGCAGGAGAGAAGTGTGTTCTCACAGATAGCCCTACATGGATAATAGACCCTATTGATGGCACTTGTAACTTTGTTCACAG TTTTCCCATGGTTGCAGTGAGCATTGGCTTTGCAGTAAAGAAACAG CTGGAGTTTGGCATCATATACCATTGTTTTGATGGAACATTATACACTGGCAGGAGAGGTCATGGGGCATTTTGCAATGGAGTCCGACTCCATGtttcaaaagaaaaag ATGTTTCTAAAGCCCTCATTCTGACAGAGATTGGGGCAAAAAGAGATCCTCATACATTGGATATCTTTTTGGAGAATATGAAGAAGATGCTGAGTGCACCAACCCATGG AGTGAGGATCATCGGCAGCTCCACACTAGCACTGTGTCATGTCGCGAGCGGCACAGCAGAGGCTTATTACCAGTATGGCCTGCACTGCTGGGACATCGCTGCAGCAGCACTTATCATCACTGAAGCAGGCGGCTGTGTGATCGACACCACAG GGGGTCCTCTTGATCTCATGTCCCGTCGCGTCGTAGCTGCTGGCTCTCGGAAGATAGCAGATTACATCATCCAGAAGCTGAAGCCAATCAACTATGGgcgtgatgatgatgacgatgaccCCTGA